A window of the Streptomyces sp. JB150 genome harbors these coding sequences:
- a CDS encoding BTAD domain-containing putative transcriptional regulator encodes MDPVRYRILGTTQALRPDGTAVPVGGARLRALLTVLALRAGRAVPAGLLVDEVWDGDPPADAPGALQALVGRLRRALGADAVESVDGGYRLGASPDDVDLHRFTRLVGEGARALADGDPDKAAVLLDDALALWRDPVLADLPDRTAEAARWETRRLDARRARLTAALALGHAEQALPELTALCDAHPLDEPLQALRLRALRDAGRPAEALAAYDGVRRLLADRLGSDPGAELRALHAELLRRQDTPPAAPASRPPGNLRARLTSFVGRDTDIETIRDDLATARLVTLLGPGGAGKTRLSQEAAESAGDVARDGVWLAELAPVDDPAAVPEAVLTAIGARETVLHGAGAEELRAVTDRHDDPVERLVEHCARRRMLIVLDNCEHVVTAAARLVAELLERCPHLTVLATSREPLGVPGEVLRPVEPLPERYALRLLADRGAAARPGFRVADDPEACAEICRRLDGLPLAIELAAARLRILTPRQIADRLDDRFRLLTSGSRTVLPRQQTLRAVVDWSWDLLDEVERDVLARLSVFAGGCELAAAEAVCGPAALDALGSLVDKSLVVAAPSGDGEMRYRLLETVAEYARERLDASGRRAETERAHLTYYRELARTTDPLLRGPDQLAAVERLQREYENLRTALRHAVTARDEQEALCLVLSLCWYWQMRDLRIEARNWCRAVMDLGPDPFAEPVRKAAPVWQRCTDAPPPMTGELLQEARRGVHLAHLACMDTELDSWQSPEARRKLEIIAEVYEPGLPQTCRSPGMLSFYAVMLTGGLDRLGTILDAAVDTCRRTPGFDWELAASLQLRANVLANRAEHAGDAGRDADESLEIYERLGDAWGSAEALAARAESHERKGRYREAAADYEAAMEHARRLGARAQLAILSARLGSALLEAGETERGERLLREALDSPEGSHNEAMPFGRVILAGWLSITGRTGEAREHLRALRSEFAIAHFAVFDAFILGQEAWVDALDGHYEQAREKIRRGLERADDPLSKAMAPHLVSAYLVIAALALAGCDGGRDARDAARCLGAADALLPRGHLPPTLEREAHGRAVAAVRAALTAEEYAAAYAEGGHLTLEEAAALV; translated from the coding sequence ATGGACCCCGTGCGCTACCGGATCCTCGGCACCACCCAGGCACTCCGCCCCGACGGCACGGCCGTCCCCGTGGGCGGGGCGCGGCTGCGCGCGCTGCTCACCGTGCTGGCGCTGCGCGCCGGACGTGCCGTGCCCGCCGGGCTGCTCGTCGACGAGGTGTGGGACGGCGACCCGCCCGCCGACGCGCCCGGCGCCCTCCAGGCGCTGGTCGGCCGGCTGCGGCGGGCGCTCGGCGCGGACGCCGTGGAGTCCGTCGACGGCGGCTACCGGCTCGGCGCGAGCCCCGACGACGTCGACCTGCACCGCTTCACCCGCCTCGTCGGCGAGGGCGCCCGCGCCCTCGCCGACGGCGACCCCGACAAGGCCGCCGTCCTCCTCGACGACGCCCTCGCCCTGTGGCGCGACCCGGTCCTCGCCGACCTGCCCGACCGCACCGCCGAGGCGGCCCGCTGGGAGACCCGCCGCCTCGACGCCCGCCGCGCCCGCCTCACCGCCGCCCTCGCCCTCGGCCACGCCGAGCAGGCACTGCCCGAACTCACCGCGCTGTGCGACGCCCACCCGCTGGACGAACCGCTCCAGGCGCTGCGGCTGCGCGCCCTGCGCGACGCCGGCCGCCCGGCCGAGGCACTGGCCGCCTACGACGGCGTACGCCGGCTGCTCGCGGACCGGCTCGGCTCCGACCCCGGAGCCGAACTGCGGGCGCTGCACGCCGAACTGCTGCGGCGGCAGGACACCCCGCCGGCCGCCCCGGCCAGCCGCCCGCCGGGCAATCTGCGGGCCCGGCTGACCTCCTTCGTCGGCCGCGACACCGACATCGAGACGATCCGCGACGACCTCGCCACCGCCCGCCTCGTCACCCTGCTCGGCCCCGGCGGCGCCGGGAAGACCCGGCTGTCGCAGGAGGCCGCCGAGAGCGCCGGGGATGTCGCCCGGGACGGGGTGTGGCTGGCGGAGCTGGCCCCCGTCGACGACCCGGCCGCCGTCCCCGAGGCCGTGCTCACCGCGATCGGCGCCCGCGAGACCGTGCTGCACGGCGCGGGCGCGGAGGAGCTGCGGGCCGTCACCGACCGCCACGACGACCCCGTCGAACGCCTGGTCGAGCATTGTGCGCGGCGGCGCATGCTGATCGTCCTCGACAACTGCGAGCACGTCGTCACGGCCGCCGCCCGGCTCGTCGCCGAACTGCTGGAGCGCTGCCCGCACCTGACGGTGCTGGCCACCAGCCGCGAACCCCTCGGCGTCCCCGGCGAGGTGCTGCGGCCCGTGGAACCGCTGCCCGAGCGGTACGCGCTGCGGCTGCTCGCCGACCGCGGCGCCGCCGCCCGGCCCGGCTTCCGGGTGGCGGACGACCCCGAGGCCTGCGCGGAGATCTGCCGCCGCCTCGACGGCCTGCCCCTCGCCATCGAACTGGCCGCCGCCCGGCTGCGCATCCTCACCCCCCGGCAGATCGCCGACCGCCTCGACGACCGCTTCCGCCTGCTCACCTCCGGCAGCCGCACCGTCCTGCCCCGCCAGCAGACCCTGCGCGCCGTCGTCGACTGGTCCTGGGACCTGCTCGACGAGGTCGAACGGGACGTCCTGGCCCGGCTGTCCGTCTTCGCCGGCGGCTGCGAACTCGCCGCCGCCGAGGCCGTCTGCGGCCCCGCCGCCCTCGACGCGCTCGGCTCCCTCGTCGACAAGTCCCTGGTCGTCGCCGCCCCCTCCGGCGACGGCGAGATGCGCTACCGGCTGCTGGAGACCGTCGCCGAGTACGCCCGCGAACGCCTCGACGCCTCCGGCCGGCGCGCCGAGACCGAGCGCGCCCACCTCACGTACTACCGCGAACTGGCGCGCACCACCGACCCGTTGCTGCGCGGCCCCGACCAGCTCGCCGCCGTCGAACGGCTGCAGCGCGAGTACGAGAACCTGCGCACCGCGCTGCGCCACGCCGTCACCGCCCGGGACGAGCAGGAGGCGCTCTGTCTGGTGCTGTCGCTGTGCTGGTACTGGCAGATGCGCGACCTGCGCATCGAGGCCCGCAACTGGTGCCGCGCCGTCATGGACCTCGGCCCCGACCCGTTCGCCGAGCCCGTCCGCAAGGCCGCCCCCGTGTGGCAGCGCTGCACCGACGCGCCGCCGCCCATGACCGGGGAACTCCTCCAGGAGGCCCGGCGCGGCGTCCACCTCGCCCATCTGGCCTGCATGGACACCGAACTGGACTCCTGGCAGAGCCCCGAGGCCCGGCGCAAACTGGAGATCATCGCCGAGGTCTACGAGCCCGGCCTCCCGCAGACCTGCCGCAGCCCCGGCATGCTGTCCTTCTACGCGGTGATGCTGACCGGCGGCTTGGACCGGCTCGGCACGATCCTCGACGCCGCCGTCGACACCTGCCGCCGCACCCCCGGCTTCGACTGGGAACTGGCCGCCAGCCTCCAGCTGCGCGCCAACGTCCTCGCCAACCGCGCCGAACACGCCGGCGACGCCGGCCGGGACGCCGACGAGTCACTGGAGATCTACGAGCGCCTCGGCGACGCCTGGGGCAGCGCCGAGGCGCTGGCCGCGCGCGCCGAGAGCCACGAGCGCAAGGGCCGCTACCGGGAGGCCGCCGCCGACTACGAGGCCGCCATGGAGCACGCCCGGCGCCTGGGCGCCCGCGCCCAGCTGGCGATCCTCTCCGCCCGGCTGGGCAGCGCCCTGCTGGAGGCGGGCGAGACCGAGCGCGGCGAGCGGCTGCTGCGCGAGGCGCTCGACAGCCCGGAGGGCAGCCACAACGAGGCGATGCCGTTCGGCCGGGTCATCCTCGCCGGCTGGCTCAGCATCACCGGCCGGACCGGCGAGGCGCGGGAGCATCTGCGGGCGCTGCGCTCGGAGTTCGCCATCGCCCACTTCGCCGTCTTCGACGCGTTCATCCTCGGCCAGGAGGCCTGGGTGGACGCCCTCGACGGCCACTACGAGCAGGCCAGGGAGAAGATCCGGCGCGGTCTGGAAAGGGCCGACGACCCGCTGTCGAAGGCGATGGCCCCGCACCTGGTCTCGGCGTACCTCGTCATCGCCGCACTCGCCCTGGCCGGCTGCGACGGCGGACGCGACGCCCGCGACGCCGCCCGCTGTCTGGGCGCGGCCGACGCGCTGCTGCCGCGCGGCCATCTGCCGCCCACCCTGGAGCGCGAGGCCCACGGCCGGGCGGTGGCCGCCGTGCGGGCCGCGCTGACCGCCGAGGAGTACGCGGCGGCGTACGCCGAGGGCGGCCACCTCACTCTGGAGGAGGCCGCCGCCCTGGTGTGA
- a CDS encoding Uma2 family endonuclease, with protein sequence MAITDSWVELTQAAVDVPRNARLRLTRNGLTLVPVTQAHLTTQRRIANQIETRLPGWMPIGEFKLVPSREGYTPEPDVSALPEEQWDSASSEFDERLVPFVIEVVSPESKNRDYSTKPDHYAARGIPAYLIVDVLSATWTLLTQPEDGEYRCSQSGPFGKEIEIPVADQTLTLDSSQFMRV encoded by the coding sequence GTGGCGATTACCGACAGCTGGGTGGAGCTCACGCAAGCAGCGGTGGACGTACCGAGGAACGCGCGTCTCCGACTGACGAGGAATGGGCTCACTTTGGTACCCGTCACGCAGGCACATCTGACCACTCAGCGGCGTATCGCGAACCAGATCGAGACGCGGCTGCCGGGGTGGATGCCGATCGGTGAGTTCAAGCTGGTTCCTTCCCGCGAGGGATACACGCCCGAGCCCGACGTCTCGGCGCTTCCGGAGGAGCAGTGGGATTCCGCCAGCAGTGAATTCGACGAACGGCTGGTTCCCTTCGTCATCGAAGTGGTCTCTCCCGAGAGCAAGAACCGCGACTACAGCACCAAGCCCGACCACTACGCCGCACGCGGCATCCCCGCCTACCTCATCGTCGACGTCCTCTCCGCCACCTGGACCCTGCTGACCCAGCCGGAGGACGGCGAGTACCGGTGCAGCCAGTCCGGCCCCTTCGGCAAGGAGATCGAGATCCCCGTCGCCGACCAGACCCTCACGCTCGACTCCTCCCAGTTCATGCGGGTCTGA
- a CDS encoding site-2 protease family protein: MTTATIRPSDRRPSAVFVGILAVTAVTGWATWTGFAARPGVAVFLFVTAAWIVSLCLHEYAHARTALHGGDITVGAKGYLTLNPLKYTHALLSVVLPVLFVIMGGIGLPGGAVFIERGRIRGRWRHSLISAAGPLTNVLFAVVCTAPFWLDALDGVPRDFRYALAFLALLQVTAAILNFLPVPGLDGYGVLEPWLSYNVRRQVEPLAPFGLLIVFALLWIPAVNGAFFDVIDALLRGLGISELDTYCGYDLYRFWREGSGVCSVTG; this comes from the coding sequence ATGACCACCGCCACCATCCGCCCGAGTGACCGGCGGCCCAGTGCCGTCTTCGTCGGGATCCTCGCCGTGACGGCGGTCACCGGCTGGGCGACCTGGACGGGGTTCGCGGCCCGGCCCGGGGTGGCCGTGTTCCTGTTCGTGACGGCGGCCTGGATCGTCTCGCTGTGCCTGCACGAGTACGCGCACGCGCGCACGGCGCTGCACGGCGGGGACATCACGGTCGGCGCCAAGGGCTATCTCACGCTGAACCCGCTGAAGTACACGCACGCGCTGCTCAGCGTCGTGCTGCCCGTGCTGTTCGTGATCATGGGCGGGATCGGCCTGCCGGGCGGTGCCGTCTTCATCGAGCGCGGCCGGATCCGGGGCCGCTGGCGGCACAGCCTGATCTCCGCGGCGGGCCCGCTGACGAACGTGCTGTTCGCGGTGGTGTGCACGGCCCCGTTCTGGCTGGACGCGCTGGACGGCGTGCCGCGCGACTTCCGGTACGCGCTGGCGTTCCTGGCGCTGCTGCAGGTCACGGCCGCGATCCTGAACTTCCTGCCGGTGCCGGGCCTGGACGGGTACGGCGTGCTCGAGCCGTGGCTGTCGTACAACGTGCGCCGCCAGGTGGAGCCGCTGGCCCCGTTCGGGCTGCTGATCGTGTTCGCGCTGCTGTGGATCCCGGCGGTGAACGGCGCGTTCTTCGACGTGATCGACGCGCTGCTGCGCGGGCTCGGGATCAGCGAGCTGGACACCTACTGCGGCTACGACCTCTACCGGTTCTGGCGGGAGGGCAGCGGGGTCTGCTCGGTCACGGGCTGA
- the npdG gene encoding NADPH-dependent F420 reductase — protein sequence MTSSDSAQTPAKAPAKDPWDLPDVSGLVVGVLGGTGPQGKGLAYRLAQAGQKVILGSRAADRAVAAAEELGHGIEGADNAECARRSDIVIVAVPWEGHAKTLESLRGELAGKLVVDCVNPLGFDKQGAYALKPEEGSAAQQAAALLPDSRVTAAFHHLSAVLLQDPETERIDTDVMVLGEARADVEIVQALAGRIPGMRGVYAGRLRNAHQVEALVANLISVNRRYKAHAGLRVTDV from the coding sequence ATGACCTCTAGCGACAGTGCACAGACCCCCGCGAAGGCACCCGCCAAGGACCCCTGGGACCTGCCCGACGTCTCCGGGCTCGTCGTCGGCGTGCTCGGCGGGACCGGCCCGCAGGGCAAGGGCCTCGCCTACCGGCTCGCCCAGGCCGGCCAGAAGGTGATCCTCGGTTCGCGGGCCGCCGACCGTGCGGTGGCCGCCGCCGAGGAGCTGGGCCACGGCATCGAGGGCGCCGACAACGCCGAGTGCGCCCGGCGCAGCGACATCGTGATCGTCGCCGTGCCGTGGGAGGGACACGCGAAGACCCTGGAATCGCTGCGCGGGGAACTGGCCGGGAAGCTGGTCGTGGACTGCGTCAACCCGCTCGGCTTCGACAAGCAGGGCGCCTACGCGCTGAAGCCCGAGGAGGGCAGCGCCGCCCAGCAGGCCGCCGCCCTGCTCCCGGACTCGCGGGTCACCGCCGCCTTCCACCACCTGTCCGCCGTCCTCCTGCAGGACCCGGAGACCGAGCGGATCGACACCGACGTGATGGTGCTCGGCGAGGCGCGGGCCGACGTGGAGATCGTGCAGGCCCTGGCCGGGCGCATCCCCGGCATGCGCGGCGTCTACGCCGGCCGGCTGCGCAACGCCCACCAGGTGGAGGCCCTCGTCGCCAACCTGATCTCGGTGAACCGCCGCTACAAGGCGCACGCGGGGCTCCGCGTCACGGACGTATGA